In Burkholderia contaminans, the following proteins share a genomic window:
- a CDS encoding GNAT family N-acetyltransferase, with translation MRRTRPPQSSFGGTYRRGDAARAHQPVARPPAVHAAFRFALSFENYDLTHAPLSVEATSLLSEGGCACMSSTLTVRRIVADQGGVYRELRAASLREPYAPGEAPEAELLTVETDAASAIAAQRAVSDESTTFLLYTEGHPAGMIGAYFDNTPDRRAFVSELWVAHAVRHLRGGVLLLETATAWLAERGATDVYAWIADANRNAIRFYERAGFGNTGEHAPIARMPGAMKSLFVSQVKH, from the coding sequence ATGCGTCGAACCAGGCCGCCGCAATCGTCTTTCGGCGGCACGTATCGACGCGGCGATGCTGCACGTGCACACCAGCCGGTCGCCCGGCCGCCGGCGGTGCATGCTGCCTTTCGATTCGCGCTGTCATTTGAAAATTACGATTTGACTCATGCCCCGCTTTCGGTTGAAGCTACTAGCTTGCTGTCCGAAGGGGGCTGTGCCTGCATGAGTTCGACCTTGACCGTTCGTCGTATCGTTGCCGACCAGGGCGGCGTGTATCGCGAACTCCGCGCCGCATCGCTGCGTGAGCCCTATGCGCCCGGCGAAGCGCCGGAGGCCGAATTGCTGACCGTCGAAACGGACGCGGCGTCGGCGATTGCCGCGCAGCGCGCCGTGTCCGACGAGTCGACGACTTTCCTGCTGTACACCGAAGGCCACCCGGCCGGCATGATCGGCGCGTATTTCGACAACACGCCCGATCGGCGCGCGTTCGTCAGCGAGCTGTGGGTCGCGCATGCGGTGCGTCACCTGCGCGGCGGGGTGCTGCTGCTGGAGACGGCCACCGCATGGCTCGCCGAGCGCGGTGCCACCGACGTCTACGCGTGGATCGCCGATGCGAACCGCAACGCGATCCGCTTCTACGAGCGTGCCGGTTTCGGCAACACCGGCGAACATGCGCCGATCGCGCGGATGCCCGGCGCGATGAAATCGCTGTTCGTGTCGCAGGTGAAGCACTGA
- the minD gene encoding septum site-determining protein MinD has protein sequence MAKIIVVTSGKGGVGKTTTSASFASGLALRGHKTAVIDFDVGLRNLDLIMGCERRVVYDLVNVIQGEANLNQALIKDKKCENLFILPASQTRDKDALTRDGVEKVLNDLVAMDFEFIVCDSPAGIEAGALHAMYFADEALIVTNPEVSSVRDSDRILGILSSKTKRATEGKDPIKEHLLITRYSPKRVSEGEMLSLEDISEILRIKLIGVVPESEAVLHASNQGLPAVHIDGTDVAEAYKDVVARFLGEDKPLRFTDYQKPGLLQRLFGSK, from the coding sequence ATGGCAAAAATCATCGTGGTGACCTCGGGCAAGGGCGGCGTGGGCAAGACGACGACGAGCGCGAGCTTCGCGTCCGGTCTCGCGCTGCGCGGCCACAAGACGGCCGTGATCGACTTCGACGTCGGCCTGCGCAACCTCGATCTCATCATGGGCTGCGAGCGCCGCGTGGTGTACGACCTCGTGAACGTGATCCAGGGCGAAGCGAACCTGAACCAGGCGCTGATCAAGGACAAGAAGTGCGAGAACCTGTTCATCCTGCCGGCGTCGCAGACGCGCGACAAGGATGCGCTCACGCGTGACGGCGTCGAGAAGGTGCTGAACGACCTGGTCGCGATGGATTTCGAATTCATCGTCTGCGATTCGCCGGCCGGTATCGAGGCGGGCGCACTGCACGCGATGTACTTCGCGGATGAAGCGCTGATCGTCACGAACCCGGAAGTGTCGTCGGTGCGTGACTCGGATCGCATTCTCGGCATCCTGTCGTCGAAGACGAAGCGCGCGACCGAAGGCAAGGACCCGATCAAGGAACACCTGCTGATCACGCGTTACAGCCCGAAGCGCGTCAGCGAAGGCGAGATGCTGTCGCTCGAGGACATCAGCGAGATCCTGCGCATCAAGCTGATCGGCGTGGTGCCCGAGTCGGAAGCCGTGCTGCATGCATCGAATCAGGGTCTGCCGGCCGTGCATATCGACGGTACCGACGTTGCGGAAGCGTACAAGGACGTCGTCGCGCGTTTCCTCGGCGAAGACAAGCCGCTGCGCTTCACCGATTACCAGAAGCCGGGCCTGCTGCAGCGCCTCTTCGGCAGCAAGTAA
- the minE gene encoding cell division topological specificity factor MinE — protein sequence MSILSFLLGEKKKSASVAKERLQLIIAHERVGGRPPADYLPALQKELVAVISKYVHISDDDIRVSLERQDDLEVLEVKIEIPQA from the coding sequence ATGTCCATCCTTTCGTTTCTCCTCGGCGAGAAGAAAAAGTCCGCATCGGTCGCGAAGGAGCGCCTGCAGCTCATCATCGCGCACGAGCGGGTCGGCGGCCGGCCGCCGGCCGATTACCTGCCGGCGCTGCAGAAAGAGCTCGTCGCGGTCATCTCGAAGTACGTCCATATTTCGGACGATGACATCCGCGTGAGCCTCGAGCGCCAGGACGATCTCGAAGTCCTCGAAGTGAAGATCGAGATCCCGCAAGCCTGA
- a CDS encoding YXWGXW repeat-containing protein, with product MAVSTVQRRIVSLALFAAGLSAVVAPFAAHADEILVGTPVIVPQGRVVVAEPVAVRTEEIVVVAPNAPPPVRYEVVPASRVGYVWDRGHWHWEHGRYVWIGGHWEAERVGMQWVPGHWDQRGPNWFWTRGHWA from the coding sequence ATGGCTGTCTCTACTGTTCAACGTCGTATCGTTTCGCTCGCCCTGTTCGCCGCGGGCCTGTCAGCCGTCGTCGCACCGTTTGCCGCGCATGCGGACGAGATTCTCGTCGGCACCCCCGTGATCGTGCCGCAGGGCCGCGTGGTCGTCGCCGAGCCGGTCGCCGTGCGCACCGAGGAAATCGTGGTCGTCGCGCCGAATGCGCCGCCGCCGGTGCGCTACGAGGTCGTGCCGGCCTCGCGCGTGGGCTACGTGTGGGATCGCGGGCACTGGCACTGGGAGCATGGCCGCTACGTGTGGATCGGCGGCCACTGGGAAGCCGAGCGCGTCGGCATGCAATGGGTGCCGGGCCATTGGGACCAGCGCGGTCCGAACTGGTTCTGGACCCGTGGCCACTGGGCATGA
- a CDS encoding chloride channel protein, whose product MPRPALPALFPALTRRSLRIWRQYGVFWLGAIVVGLAAVLYARLIDWGYETFRTMRDHAAWLPLLLTPAIAAVSVWITRRFFRGAEGSGIPQVIATLHARPSAFGSRLLTLRILFGKVLVSFLGILGGFTIGREGPTVQVGAALMFNLRRFYPRSNAQIERQLVLAGAAAGLSAAFNTPLAGIVFAIEELTRSFSARASGVLITAIILAGVVALGLNGNYTYFGTIDAGPHFPKLLALAVLVTAIVTGIAGGLFCWLLLNTGRWLPAQLLGLYRERPIAFAALCGFAIAVVGLVSGGTTFGSGYAEARGLLDGSQHLSVFYPFLKMISMVASYLPGIPGGIFAPSLSIGAGFGNLLHVVFSNMSLPMLIALAMVGYMAAVTQSPITSFVIVMEMINGHALVISLMATALVSSRVSRFFAPPLYETLALRYLAPPVTATEPTAAAAASATVATGVTEPQDAAAAPADPLDTLRDEGGRGDEAAAAATLAERASHAPAPHDDEPAAAGTNGHAQPGPRDPQ is encoded by the coding sequence ATGCCACGCCCCGCCCTTCCCGCCCTGTTTCCCGCCCTTACCCGTCGTTCGCTTAGGATCTGGCGCCAATACGGCGTTTTCTGGCTCGGTGCGATCGTCGTCGGACTCGCGGCTGTACTTTACGCGCGATTGATCGACTGGGGCTACGAAACTTTCCGCACGATGCGCGACCACGCCGCGTGGCTGCCGCTGCTGCTGACGCCGGCCATCGCCGCCGTGTCGGTATGGATCACGCGCCGCTTCTTCCGCGGTGCCGAGGGCAGCGGCATCCCGCAGGTGATCGCGACGCTGCATGCGCGCCCGAGTGCATTCGGCTCCCGGTTGCTGACCCTGCGCATCCTGTTCGGCAAGGTGCTGGTGTCGTTCCTCGGTATCCTGGGCGGCTTCACGATCGGCCGCGAAGGGCCGACCGTGCAGGTCGGCGCGGCGCTGATGTTCAACCTGCGACGATTCTACCCGCGCTCGAACGCGCAGATCGAGCGCCAACTGGTGCTCGCCGGCGCGGCGGCCGGGCTGTCGGCCGCGTTCAATACGCCGCTCGCCGGGATCGTGTTCGCGATCGAGGAGCTGACGCGCAGCTTCTCCGCGCGCGCCAGCGGCGTGCTGATCACCGCGATCATTCTCGCCGGCGTCGTCGCGCTCGGGCTGAACGGCAACTACACGTATTTCGGCACGATCGATGCCGGCCCTCACTTCCCGAAACTGCTGGCGCTCGCCGTGCTGGTCACCGCGATCGTGACGGGGATCGCAGGCGGCCTGTTCTGCTGGCTGCTGCTCAACACGGGGCGCTGGCTGCCCGCGCAGCTGCTCGGTCTGTACCGCGAGCGGCCGATCGCATTCGCCGCGCTGTGCGGCTTCGCGATCGCCGTCGTCGGCCTCGTATCGGGCGGCACGACCTTCGGCAGCGGCTACGCCGAGGCGCGCGGCCTGCTCGACGGCAGCCAGCATCTGTCGGTGTTCTATCCGTTCCTGAAGATGATTTCGATGGTCGCGTCGTACCTGCCAGGCATCCCGGGCGGGATCTTCGCGCCATCGCTGTCGATCGGCGCCGGGTTCGGCAACCTGCTGCACGTCGTGTTCAGCAACATGAGCCTGCCGATGCTGATCGCGCTCGCGATGGTCGGCTACATGGCGGCCGTCACGCAGTCGCCGATCACGTCGTTCGTGATCGTGATGGAGATGATCAACGGCCACGCGCTCGTGATTTCGCTGATGGCCACCGCACTGGTATCGAGCCGCGTGTCGCGCTTCTTTGCGCCGCCGCTCTACGAAACGCTCGCCCTGCGCTATCTCGCACCACCCGTCACGGCTACGGAACCGACTGCGGCAGCCGCGGCGAGCGCGACGGTGGCGACCGGCGTCACCGAGCCGCAGGATGCGGCCGCGGCGCCCGCCGATCCGCTCGACACACTGCGCGACGAAGGCGGCAGGGGCGACGAAGCGGCCGCCGCCGCCACGCTGGCCGAACGCGCATCGCATGCACCGGCGCCGCACGACGACGAGCCGGCCGCAGCCGGGACGAACGGCCACGCGCAGCCCGGCCCGCGCGACCCTCAGTAG